A stretch of the Tachysurus vachellii isolate PV-2020 chromosome 26, HZAU_Pvac_v1, whole genome shotgun sequence genome encodes the following:
- the hspb15 gene encoding heat shock protein, alpha-crystallin-related, b15, with amino-acid sequence MPRPLFSRNGSWDSIQDWPKASILDQCRGPPFLLESDYGNWLNIARKTLETSTCPGFLSFPLVTPACPEVSPSSRDGQQFSDDACDSKTWRISLDVSHFCQEEIRVKINEAYLEIAGEHQEIHKDHGTISRSFTRNYKLPAEVDPQKMNFSFSPEGVLLVEVPVGVSSNSCPKETAIPIQMKEKH; translated from the exons ATGCCTCGTCCCCTATTCAGTCGGAACGGTAGCTGGGATTCAATCCAGGACTGGCCGAAGGCAAGTATTTTAGATCAGTGCCGGGGACCACCTTTTCTCCTTGAGTCAGATTATGGTAACTGGCTAAACATAGCCAGAAAAACACTGGAAACCTCGACCTGCCCTGGATTTCTGTCATTTCCTTTGGTAACCCCTGCTTGTCCAGAAGTCTCACCTTCATCTAGAGATGGACAACAATTTTCAGATGACGCTTGTGACAGTAAGACCTGGAGAATCTCTTTAGATGTTAGTCATTTTTGTCAAGAGGAAATTCGTGTCAAAATCAATGAGGCCTACTTGGAAATAGCAG GTGAGCATCAAGAAATACATAAGGACCATGGGACCATTTCGAGGAGTTTTACAAGGAATTACAA GTTGCCTGCAGAGGTTGATCCTCAAAAGATGAACTTTTCATTTTCTCCAGAAGGGGTTCTATTAGTTGAGGTGCCTGTTGGTGTTTCTTCCAACAGTTGTCCCAAGGAGACTGCTATCCCAATACAGATGAaggaaaaacattaa